A genomic region of Eucalyptus grandis isolate ANBG69807.140 chromosome 5, ASM1654582v1, whole genome shotgun sequence contains the following coding sequences:
- the LOC104445553 gene encoding LOW QUALITY PROTEIN: uncharacterized protein LOC104445553 (The sequence of the model RefSeq protein was modified relative to this genomic sequence to represent the inferred CDS: inserted 1 base in 1 codon) has translation MKVSSSFIPLNLQTLTLQNVLPQHLVDADMGEEGEAAGVHRQSLQEQSCRELATLNPTRKQAIESVSSLASLSRSIKVFAVKWQLIRSKLMEMSSALAVSDEGDELSGMVQETMVTVGECHGLAEKCMAGSYGGKLLMQSNLDMVLTKLHCHVKNLSGMCNAGSFPHGYAIVVSKPRFGARKEHMRFYVKDLLTRMKIEDDPEIKRQALASLHEVASEDEKFVKVVMEVGEIIHLLVSFLDSLEVEVQEEAARVLSVVAGFDSYRGVVIGAGIVGPLVRILECGSDAGKELSARCLMKLTADPEIAWRVSAHGGVTALLRICSSSTDFTKAELICSACGVLRNLAGVLEIKRFMLEEGVISVLLRQASSKDETVQISSIEFLQDFVSGDDFLRRMVIEEGGLHALLRLLNPLSSSPSSSKALEVAFRAIEDLCFSSETGVKMLLNHGFAEVLVCFLRARESSVQELAFKAAFKLIRTLSSEDAKRALGDAGFMSEIVRFLDAKSWEXREMAAEALSSMVSIPKNRKRFAQDEQNMEFLMRLLETEVEPSARRKFLLSALMSLTSCGSGRKKIANSGCLKTIENLAENEVPDAKRLVRKLSTNKFRSMLSGIWHA, from the exons ATGAAAGTGTCATCCTCTTTTATCCCTCTCAACTTGCAGACACTGACTTTGCAGAATGTCCTTCCACAACATCTAGTAGATGCAGATAtgggggaagaaggagaagcagcaGGAGTTCATAGACAATCGCTCCAAGAACAGAGTTGCCGAGAATTGGCCACGCTGAACCCCACCCGCAAGCAGGCCATCGAGTCGGTTTCTTCGTTGGCCTCCCTGTCTCGCTCGATCAAAGTCTTCGCTGTGAAATGGCAACTCATTCGGAGCAAGCTCATGGAGATGTCTTCTGCATTGGCCGTCTCTGATGAGGGGGATGAGCTCTCAGGCATGGTTCAAGAAACGATGGTCACGGTCGGGGAATGTCATGGCCTTGCCGAGAAATGCATGGCTGGTTCCTACGGTGGGAAGCTGTTGATGCAGAGCAATTTGGACATGGTCTTGACGAAGCTGCATTGCCATGTCAAGAATCTCTCTGGGATGTGCAATGCCGGTTCTTTTCCTCATGGGTATGCCATTGTTGTCTCAAAGCCGAGGTTTGGGGCTCGTAAGGAGCACATGAGGTTTTATGTTAAGGATTTGTTGACAAGGATGAAGATTGAGGATGACCCAGAAATAAAGAGGCAAGCTCTGGCTAGTTTGCACGAAGTTGCTAGTGAAGATGAGAAATTTGTGAAGGTGGTCATGGAAGTTGGGGAGATCATTCACCTCTTGGTCAGCTTTCTTGATTCTCTGGAGGTGGAAGTTCAAGAAGAGGCTGCAAGAGTGCTCTCAGTGGTTGCAGGGTTCGATTCATACAGGGGTGTGGTGATTGGCGCAGGGATTGTTGGTCCACTGGTTAGGATTTTGGAGTGCGGCAGCGACGCAGGCAAAGAACTTTCTGCaaggtgtttgatgaaattgacTGCTGATCCAGAGATTGCATGGAGGGTCTCCGCTCATGGCGGTGTCACAGCTCTGTTGAGAATATGTTCTTCTAGCACCGACTTTACCAAGGCAGAGTTGATTTGCTCTGCTTGTGGGGTGCTGCGGAATCTCGCCGGGGTTTTGGAGATCAAGAGGTTCATGCTTGAAGAAGGCGTGATTTCAGTGCTCCTCAGGCAAGCAAGTTCTAAAGATGAGACCGTGCAGATTAGTTCAATCGAGTTCCTGCAAGATTTTGTCTCAGGGGATGATTTCTTAAGGCGAATGGTCATTGAAGAAGGCGGACTTCACGCCCTATTGCGCCTTCTCAATCCGCTATCATCGTCTCCGTCATCTTCCAAAGCACTGGAGGTAGCTTTCAGGGCAATCGAAGATCTCTGTTTCTCTTCGGAGACTGGTGTCAAAATGCTGTTGAACCACGGGTTCGCGGAAGTCCTAGTCTGCTTCCTCCGCGCCCGCGAGTCCTCGGTCCAAGAACTGGCCTTCAAGGCGGCATTCAAGCTGATCAGGACGTTGTCATCGGAAGATGCTAAGAGGGCTCTAGGTGACGCTGGCTTCATGTCGGAGATCGTCCGGTTCCTCGACGCAAAGTCGTGGG TCCGCGAAATGGCGGCCGAGGCGCTTTCTAGCATGGTGTCGATCCCAAAGAACAGGAAGAGGTTCGCTCAAGACGAGCAGAACATGGAATTCCTAATGCGTTTGCTCGAGACAGAGGTGGAGCCTTCAGCTAGGAGAAAGTTCTTGCTGTCTGCATTGATGTCGTTGACAAGCTGTGGCAGTGGAAGGAAGAAGATTGCCAATTCTGGGTGTTTGAAGACCATAGAGAATCTGGCAGAGAACGAGGTTCCCGATGCTAAGAGGCTTGTGAGGAAGCTGTCCACAAACAAATTCCGTAGCATGTTGAGTGGAATTTGGCATGCTTGA